The Pseudochaenichthys georgianus chromosome 24, fPseGeo1.2, whole genome shotgun sequence genome includes a region encoding these proteins:
- the ccdc167 gene encoding coiled-coil domain-containing protein 167 encodes MTKIKDKRREKTSVATEIDRLEERRTRCKDNLDRVEFRSRKEKLSEKDRQDLEDEMTIINERVLKLDKELQTLRGENRRNMLMSVSLLVISALFYFVFFYNEKDS; translated from the exons ATGACTAAAATTAAAGACAAAAGACGCGAGAAAACCAGTGTCGCCACTGAG ATAGACCGTTTGGAGGAGCGGCGGACGCGATGCAAAGACAACCTGGACAGGGTTGAGTTCAGAAGCAGAAAGGAGAAGCTCTCTGAGAAGGACag GCAGGACCTGGAAGATGAAATGACCATCATTAATGAGAGGGTGCTAAAGTTAG ACAAGGAGCTGCAGACGTTAAGAGGAGAGAATCGGAGGAACATGCTGATGTCAGTCTCTCTGCTGGTCATCAGTGCTCTCTTCTACTTTGTGTTTTTCTACAATGAAAAGGACTCATGA
- the gpr6 gene encoding G-protein coupled receptor 6, which produces MNESLVVNDSSATLLAGEALPWMEADSPELNSSLQFSTAPLDFAINPWDIMLCMSGTVIACENAIVVAIIFYTPTLRTPMFVLIGSLATADLLAGMGLILNFVFQYVISSETISLITVGFLVTSFTASISSLLAITVDRYFSLYNALTYFSEKTLQYVHLMLLGTWGVSLFLGLLPVLGWNCLDDPASCSIVRPLTRINVTLLATSFFAIFVLMLALYFKICKIVCHHAHQIALQQHFFATPHYVATKKGVSTLAIILGTFGASWLPFAIYCLVGEREYPSVYTYATLLPATYNSMINPIIYAYRNAEIQRSLYVLLCGCFQTNKSYRSRSPSEV; this is translated from the coding sequence ATGAACGAGTCTCTGGTGGTGAACGACTCCTCTGCGACTCTCTTGGCTGGAGAAGCCCTCCCATGGATGGAGGCTGATTCTCCGGAGCTGAACAGCAGCCTACAGTTCTCCACCGCCCCGTTAGATTTCGCCATCAACCCGTGGGACATTATGCTCTGCATGTCAGGCACCGTCATCGCCTGTGAGAACGCCATCGTGGTAGCAATCATCTTCTACACGCCGACCCTCAGGACTCCCATGTTTGTGCTGATCGGGAGCCTGGCCACAGCGGACCTTCTAGCCGGCATGGGATTAATCCtgaactttgtgtttcagtacgTGATCTCCTCTGAGACTATCAGCCTCATCACGGTGGGCTTCTTGGTGACCTCCTTCACTGCGTCCATCAGCAGCCTTTTGGCCATAACAGTGGACCGTTACTTCTCCCTCTACAACGCCCTGACTTACTTCTCAGAGAAGACGCTGCAGTACGTTCACTTGATGTTACTGGGGACCTGGGGGGTGTCTCTGTTTTTGGGCTTGCTGCCTGTGCTCGGCTGGAACTGCCTGGACGACCCGGCCTCCTGCAGCATCGTCCGACCTTTGACCAGGATCAACGTCACGCTCCTTGCCACCTCCTTCTTTGCCATCTTCGTGCTCATGCTGGCCCTCTATTTCAAGATTTGCAAGATTGTGTGCCACCACGCCCACCAGATCGCCCTCCAGCAGCACTTTTTCGCCACGCCGCACTATGTCGCCACTAAGAAGGGGGTGTCCACGTTGGCTATCATCTTAGGGACATTTGGTGCCAGCTGGCTGCCCTTCGCCATCTACTGCCTGGTCGGAGAGAGGGAGTATCCTTCAGTGTACACCTATGCTACACTGCTGCCAGCCACCTACAACTCCATGATCAACCCCATCATCTACGCCTACAGAAACGCAGAGATCCAGCGTTCCCTCTACGTGCTCCTCTGTGGCTGCTTTCAGACCAACAAGTCCTACCGGTCCAGGTCACCAAGTGAAGTCTAA